One Clostridia bacterium genomic region harbors:
- the hpt gene encoding hypoxanthine phosphoribosyltransferase — protein sequence MQCKDVKEVLITKEQLEQRVTELGAMITKDYKGKDPLIVGVLKGSWIFFADLIRKIELGCTVDFIDISTYGSSTRSSGEVRFNKDFDNSVDGKDIIMVEDIIDTGVTMNFIVNLLKTRGANSVRIASLLSKPSRRKIDITIDYLGFDIPDEFVIGYGLDYAEKYRGLDFIGILHENCYK from the coding sequence ATGCAATGTAAAGATGTTAAAGAGGTACTTATTACAAAAGAACAGTTAGAGCAAAGAGTAACCGAGTTAGGCGCAATGATTACCAAAGATTACAAAGGCAAAGACCCCTTAATTGTTGGCGTACTTAAAGGCAGTTGGATATTCTTTGCAGATTTAATTCGTAAAATAGAACTAGGTTGTACGGTTGACTTTATCGACATAAGCACTTATGGTTCTAGCACTCGCAGTAGTGGCGAAGTAAGATTTAACAAGGACTTTGACAACTCCGTCGACGGCAAAGATATTATAATGGTCGAAGATATAATCGATACCGGCGTAACTATGAATTTTATAGTCAATTTGTTAAAGACAAGGGGCGCAAATAGCGTGCGTATAGCAAGCTTGCTCAGCAAACCCTCTCGTAGAAAAATTGATATTACCATTGATTATCTTGGTTTTGACATTCCCGACGAATTTGTAATTGGTTACGGACTTGACTATGCCGAAAAGTACAGAGGGCTTGACTTTATAGGTATTTTGCACGAGAATTGCTATAAATAA